The Mesorhizobium sp. AR02 genomic interval CGACGATGGCGCTGTCGGAGGTGACCCGGCCGTTCGAGATCAGGCGCGTCGTCTCGAATTTCAAATCGTCGCCGGCCGAGCCGCCGAGCAGCGGTATGTCGTCAAGACCCCAGTGGATGGCCGAGCTGACCGCTTCCTCGGCATAGGACAGCCCATCGATGAAGCAGAGCGCGAAGGTGTTGCCGGTCTGCTCGCAGCCAAGCCGGCCGCGTAGCGTGCGCCGCAAGGCCTCGACCTCGCCGGTGATCCTGTCCATGCCCGATGAGGACAAATTGTCGACCATGGCGCTGACCGCGGTGAACGAGGCCGAGGGAAGCAGCATCGCCAGCATGTGGCCTTCCTCGAGCCCCTGCGGCGTGATCTCGCCGGCGGTGGAGCAGCCGGCATGGTGGAGCGCCGGCGCGTAGGCCGAGAGTGCCCGCGACAGGGCACCGGCCTCGACGAGGCTCTGGGAAAAGAACACGAGGGCAAAGCCGGCGTTGATTGCGGCAGCCTCGCTGGCCACCGCGCGTGCGAAAACGTCCGGGTCGGGCTCGTCCGTGGTCAGCGCCGACAAGCCGCAGGCGTAGCGCGTCGTTGAACTGGTCAGCGGCGTTCTCCCGCATTTCCTCCGACGCTGGTTTATGCGCTGTTTTTACAAGCTTTTGGCGCGCGGGCGTCGAAGGGCATTGTTGCTTCCAATAGGCGTTTTGGCAATGGGGCGAGGGGAATGCGCCTTTGGCCTTGGCCATGACCGAAAGTACAATGATACGCCTTTTCCGTCGCGCTGTTTTTTGTGCGTTGTGCGGTGTACGAATAACGCATGGCCGAAGTGCCAGCGGCGCGTCGGCAGCGTGATGACCAAGGTTGATACCCAGGGAGGATTCATGTCGGACGTTTCGTTGATGGTGAACGGCAAGCGGGTCAGCGGGGCCGCCGAGGACCGAACGCTGCTGGTTCACTTCCTGCGCGAGAATCTCGGCCTGACCGGGACGCATGTCGGCTGCGACACCTCGCAATGCGGGGCCTGCGTCGTCCATGTCGACGGCAGGGCGGTCAAGTCCTGCTCGATGCTCGCGGTACAAGCCTCAGGGTCGACCGTCGTGACGATCGAAGGTCTGGCCAACGGCGCCGACCTGCACCCCGTGCAGGCCGCCTTCAAGGAACATCACGGCCTGCAATGCGGCTTCTGCACGCCAGGCATGATCATGACGGCAACCGACATGATCGCCCGCCATCCCGAGGGCCTCGACGAGGCGACGGTGCGGGCCGAGCTGGAAGGCAACATCTGCCGCTGTACCGGCTACCACAACATCGTCAAGGCGATCCTCGCCGCATCGAAGACGATGTCGAAGGGGGCCGCGAAGGCCAAAGCGAAACAGGCTGCGTGAACGAGGCGGTAGGGCAGTAAGGCAGTAGGGCAGTAGGGAACCGGAACCAATTTTTCCCTACTGCCGTACTGCCTTACTCACCTACTCCCCTACAATCTCGGGAGGAATTTCTGATGGGCATTGAAGGTGTTGGCGCTCGGGTCGCGCGCAAGGAAGACAAAAGGTTCATCACCGGCGCCGGCCGCTATGTCGACGATATGGTGGTTCCCGGCATGAAGCATGCGGCCTTCGTGCGCAGCCCGCACGCGCATGCGCAGATCAAGAAGATCGACGTCAAGAAGGCTCAAGGCATGCCCGGTGTCATCGGCGTGCTGACCGGAAAGGAGCTCAAGGCCGACGGCATCGGCAACCTCATCTGCGGCTGGATGATCCATTCCAAGGACGGCTCGCCGATGAAGATGGGCGCATGGTCGCCGCTGGCCTTCGACAAGGTCCGCTATGTCGGCGACGCGGTGGTCATCGTCGTCGCCGAGACCAAGGGCCAGGCGCGCGATGCGGCCGAGGCGGTCGAGATCACCTACAAGGAATTGAAGGCCGTCGTCGACGCTTCCAAGGCAATGGACAAGGGCGCGCCGCAGATTCATCCGGAGGCCGAAAACAACCTGATCTTCGACTGGGACATCGGCAATGCCGACGACACCGCCGCCGCGTTCAAGAAGGCAGCCCACGTCATCAAGATGGACATCATCAACAACCGGCTGGTTCCCAATGCCATGGAGCCGCGCGCGGCACTCGGCCACTATGACAAGGCCGAGGACCATTACACCTGCTGGACGACGTCGCAGAACCCGCATGTCGCGCGGCTGGTGATGAGCGCCTTCTACAATGTCGCGCCGGAAAACAAGCTGCGCGTCATCGCGCCGGATGTCGGTGGCGGCTTTGGCTCGAAGATCTATATCTATCCGGAAGAGATCGTCTGCCTGTGGGCCTCGAAGAAGACGGGCGTTCCGGTGAAATGGGTGGCTGACCGCACTGAAAGCTTCCTCACCGACGCGCATGGCCGAGACCACCACACCCATGCCGAAATGGCTTTCGACGCGGACCACAGGATCCTTGGCCTCAAGGTCGAAACAAAAGCCAATCTCGGCGCCTACATGTCGCTGTTTTCGTCGGCGACCCCGACCTATCTCTACGCGACGCTGCTGTCGGGCCAGTACAACATCCCGGCGATCCACGCCAATGTGAAGGCGATCTACACCAACACCGCACCCGTCGATGCCTATCGCGGGGCAGGGCGGCCGGAAGCGACTTTCGTCATGGAACGCATGATGGAAACCGCCGCACGCCAGTTCGGCGTGTCGCCGGCGGACTTGCGGCGCAAGAACTTCATCACCTCGTTTCCGCACCAGACGCCGGTCATCATGTGCTATGACGCCGGCGACTATGGCGCCTCGCTCGATGCGGCCATGAAAGCTTCGGACTATGCCGGCTTTGCCAAGCGCAAGGCTGCCGCCGCCAAGCAAGGGCTGCTGCGCGGCATCGGCATGAGCTGCTACATCGAGGCCTGCGGCATCGCGCCGTCGGCGGCGGTCGGCTCGCTCGGCGCCGGCGTCGGCCTTTGGGAATCGGCCGAGGTGCGGGTCAATGCCGTCGGCACGATCGAGGTGCTGACCGGTTCGCACAGCCATGGCCAGGGTCACGAGACGACGTTCGCGCAACTGGTCAACCAGCGTTTTGGTGTGCCGATCGATTCGGTTTCGATCGTCCATGGCGACACCGACAAGGTGCAGATGGGCATGGGCACCTATGGTTCGCGCTCAGGCGCGGTCGGCATGTCGGCGATCGTCAAGGCGCTCGACAAGGTCGAGGCCAAGGCCAAGAAGATCGCGGCCCACCTGCTCGAAGCCGACGAGGGCGACATCGTCATCGAGAACGGCGCGCTGAAGGTCGCCGGTACCGACAAGAACGTGCCGTGGTTCCAGGTGGCGCTTGCCGCCTATACCGCCCACAATCTGCCGGCAGGGATGGAGCCCGGACTGAAGGAAACCGCCTTTTACGATCCGTCCAACTTCACCTTCCCGGCGGGCTGCTACATCTGCGAGGTCGAGGTCGATCCGGAGACCGGGACGACCGAGATCGTCCAGTTCGTGGCGGCCGACGATTTCGGCAACATCATCAATCCGATGATCGTCGAAGGCCAGGTGCATGGCGGCATCGCGCAAGGCGTCGGCCAGGCGCTGCTGGAAGGTGCCCATTACGACGCCGGCGGACAGCTGCTGACGGCGAGCTACATGGACTACACCATGCCGCGCGCCGGCGACCTGCCATCATTCAAGGTCTCGACCTCGAACACGCCATGCCCGGGCAATCCGCTCGGGATCAAGGGCTGCGGCGAAGCCGGTGCCATCGGTTCGCCGCCAGCAGTGATCAACGCCATCACCGATGCCATCGGCAGCAACGATCTCGCCATGCCAGCCTCGCCGTCCACCGTGTGGGCAGCGATCCGCGCCGCGACGAAGCACTGAGGAGGAACAACCATGTACTCGGTCAACTATCACCGTGCCGCCTCGGTCGCTGATGCCGCCAAGCTCGTGAAGAGCGGCGACGCCAAGCTGCTCTCCGGTGGCATGACCTTGATCCCCGCCATGAAGACGCGGCTGGCGGCCCCCTCCGACCTTGTTGATCTGTCACGCATCAAGGATCTGCAGGGGATAAAAGTGTCGGGCAAGACGGTCACCATCGGCGCCGCCACCACGCATTTCGACGTTGCCAATGACGAGAAGCTGCAAAAGGCCTGTCCGGCGCTCGCCCATCTGGCGTCGCTGATCGGCGACCCGGCGGTGCGCCACAAGGGCACGATCGGCGGCTCGATCGCCAACAACGATCCGGCGGCGGACTATCCGGCGGCACTGCTGGCGCTGGGCGCCACCATCGTCACCAACAAGCGTGAGATATCAGCAGACAAGTTCTTCAAGGGGCTGTTCGAAACCTCGTTGAAAGATGGCGAGATCGTCACTGCGGTGTCCTTCACCGCGCCGGCAAAGGCGGCGTACGAAAAATTCCGCAACCCGGCCTCGCGCTACGCGATCGTCGGCGTGTTCGTGGCCAAGGGCAAGGATGGCGTCAGCGTTGCCGTCACCGGCGCCGGCGATGACGGTGTCTTCCGCTCGAAGGAGATCGAGGCCGCACTGGCGAAGAATTTCGACGCTGCATCGCTTGCCGGCGTGAAAGTGCCGGCGAAGAACCTGATGAGCGACATCCACGCCTCCGCCGACTACCGCGCCAATCTGATCACGGTCATGGCCAAGCGCGCGGTGGCGGCTGCCAACGCCTGACAGCATCAGTTGCCGACATGGAAAGGGGCCGTCTCGGCCCTTTTTCGTATGCGGCAGGCTGTAGCCGTGCGGCTCCTGAAGGAAATGCCGCCGCGCGACCGCTCCTTTGCTTGAAGCAATTCCGGCGGCTTGCTGCCCAAGGAACTGCTCCGGCGGCGATCTCGCACTTGCACAAACTGATATTGCACTGCAATATGAATTTGGGCGGGAATGCGAGCCGGGTTCGGAGAATGTATCGCCGTGCCCTTTCGCATGCCAATGCGAAGGGATCGGCATGTCCGAAATTTCCGCGACCCATATGGTTCCGTCCCGATCCGCCGTCGACAGATCGGCCCGGACAAGACTGGCCTATCTCGATGGTTGGCGCGGCCTGTCGATAGCCCTGGTGCTGATCGGGCATTTCTTTCCGGTGCCCGGAATCAATCTGGGCGTGCTGGGCGTCGAATTCTTCTTCGTGCTCAGCGGCCGGCTGATGGGCGAAATCCTGTTCATCGAACGCTATCCGCTGAAGAAGTTCTTCAAGCGCCGTTTCTCGCGCATCTACCCGGCGCTTCTGGTCTTCGTCATCATTGCCATGGTCGCGTTCTCCGGCACGTTCATCGCCTTCAAATGGAAGGCGGCGCTGACGGCGCTGACATTCACCTACAACTACGCCGGTATCCTCGTCACCCGGGCCGGGGCGCTGGACCATATCTGGTCGCTTTGCGTCGAGGAGCATGCCTACATTATCCTGGCGTTGATCAGTGCGCTGGTCTCCAGCCGCAACCCCGTCATCCCGCTGCTGGTGGCGCTGGCCTTGCTCGCCATGGCCAATGGTGCGGTGTCATACTGGGTGTTCAAGCTGGATTACGAGGCCACTTACTGGCGCACCGATGTGCACATCGCCTCGATCCTGCTGTCGGCTTCGATCTGCCTGCTCAAGGCCGAAGGCAGGCTGCCGGCCGTGTTGAAGGGGCCCTATGTCGCCCTGGCAGCGGCGGTAGGCGCGGTTCTGCTGTTCATGGATCCTGTGCCGACGCCGATCCATTACCTCGTGGCGGTGCCGCTGCTGGCGCTGGCCGTCAACGCGCTCGATTTCAGCACTGCAATTTTTTCCAATTTGCTGTCGTCCTGGCCAATGGCGATGTTGGGCCTGTGGTCATACTCGCTCTATTTGTGGCAACAGCCGTTCTACAAATTCGTCTACGAGCAAGGCAGTAATCCGTGGCTGATGCTGGTCGGGGTCTTTGCCTGCGCGCTATGCAGCTACTACCTCATCGAGCGGCCGGCGCGTGAATGGTTGAACCGCAACTGGTGATTCAGGCCTTATCGCGCCGAGACACTGTTGTTCCGAGCCTGAGATAGCGCCGCAGGCCGGCTTCGCCGCGCGGCGTTGTCCAGCGATGGTTCCAGGCGAAGGCCGGCCGCAGCAGTGGTGCGAGGAATTTGAGGATCGGCCTCTCGACCGTGACCTGCCAGGTCAGTTGGACATGGGTGCCGGTGCCCGATGGCGACAGTTCGGCCCGCCACAGCCCGTCGAAGTCGCCAAAGGTTTTCACGACGACCAGCCGGCCGGGTTCGAGTTCGGCGGCTTCGATGATGAAGTTCAGCTCATAGGGCAGGGCGCCGCGCGCCCGCGCCCTTGCCCGCGAACCGACTGACGCCTTGCCCTTGCCGTCGAGCGGCACCACCTCCTTGTAGACCTCGCCCCACCACAGCGGCAGCAATTCGGCGTCGGAGAGCACGTCCCACACTTGCTGCGGTGTGCCTTCAGGAATGTGCCAGCTTTCGTCGAAGCGGAAGACGTTGCTTGGCATCGCGGTTCCTCCGGTTGGTGGAACCTATATTAGATGCGGCTTCTTTATGTGGCCAGCGCCAGAGCAGTTCACCGTTTCGTGGAAACGGCCAACTGCTCTATCTCTTTGTTTTTACGCAATTCCGGACGGAAAACCGCTTCACACTTTTCCTGGAATTGCTCTGCGGATCAGGCGACGATCTGCTTGACGTAGTAACGCACCGCTTTCTTGCCGCCATGGATCACCGCGTCGCCGACTTCGGCGAAGCCCAGCGCGGCATGGAACGCATCCGAGGCGGGGTTGGGCGGATCGGCATTGACCTCGCAGGTGACCAGCGTGTGGCCGGCGCGCTCGGCATGCCCGAACAGGTCCTGATAAAGCCGGCGCGCATGGCCGCGGCCCCTTGCGTGCGCCGCCACGACGACGCGGTCGACATAGATGAAGCGTTCGTAGCGTTCGCAAAACCAGAGGAAGTTCGGGCTGTCGTAGTTGGCGTCCTGGTCGAAGGTCATGATGAAGGCTTCGAGATCACCGATGCGTCGCGCATAAAACGCCTCGCCAAGCAGGAACGACAGCCGCTCGGCTTCGAGCCAGGACAGTTCCGCGGCATGCTCATTGTTGAGCGCCAATATGTCCGCTTCGTCGCCTTGCGTTATGCGGTCTATCGGAGAGGTCATGCCTTGGCCGCCGCGATCGTTGCTGCCACCAGCGGTGTGTCGGTCAAAGTGTTGCGGTATTCGCGATCGAGATCGGAGCCGCCCATGCCGACCTTGGGATTGCGGTAGCGCATGGCGCTCGGCACGTCCTTCAGCGCGGCGAAATGCATTTCGGCCAGTCCGGTTTTTCTGCGCACCTCGGCGATGTTGGCGAGATCGAGCCCGCCGCAACCGAGGATGATGATGCGGTCACCGGCCTGACGCACCAGATCGGCCAATAACGGCAGGCCTTCGAGCGCGGTATCGCGCTGGCCGCTGGTCAGCACGCGCCCGACCTTGCAGCGGATCAGCGCTTCCAGTGCCTCGGCCGGATCGCGCGTCATGTCGAAGGCGCGGTGGCAGGTGACGTTCAGCGATCCGGCCGCCTCCGTCAGCTCGCCCATGCGCTTCTCATCGATGGTGCCGTCGGCGTTCAGGCAGCCGAACACCACGCCGGGCACACCGAGATCGCTGAGTGCTGCGACATCGGCGAGCATCGAGCGGTACTCGGTCTCGCTGTAGAGAAAATCACCGCCGCGCGGCCGCACCATGACGTGAAACGGCACGGTCGCCTGGTCCAGCGCCGCGCGCACCGTGCCGAGGCTCGGCGTGATGCCGCCTTCGACCAGGCTGGCGCAGAGTTCGACCCGGTCGGCGCCGGCAGCCTGCGCGGCGAGCAGGCCATCGATGCCTTCGACACAGATTTCGATTAGCGGCGGGCGGTTTTCTGAGGTCAAGGGGCGATCCAGTCCATGATGTTGCGCAAAGCCCTAGCACCCGGGCGGCTGGCGCGAAAGCGTGAACGATGCCCCGCCATTTGGACCAGGCGACATTTCCCTGTGGAGTTATGGATTGACCTATAGCCAACGGGTTATTGATTGACCGTTGGCAGCGCGGCGGCAGCCGAAAAATCCATCAGCTAATAACCCGGATGCGCTGCCTCCGGGCTCGGCAAAACACGTCCTCGAAAGGAGAAAGACCATGCAAGCGAGAATCAAGAACCCGGTGATGCTCATCCCAGACGCCCTGCAGGCGCTGCTGGCGCTGGACAAGTCGACGGAGGCGGCCGATGTGCCCTATGTGACGCGCAAGCTCATTCATCTGCGCGCCAGCCAGGTCAATGCCTGCAGCCTCTGCGTCGACATGCACGCGCGCGAACTGAAGAAAGCCGGCGAGAAGGACGAGCGCATCTTTGCCCTCGCCGCATGGCGCGAGACGCCTTACTTCACCGAAGCCGAACGGGCGGCCCTGGCGCTGGCCGAGGCCGGCACGAGGCTCGCCGACCGGGCAGACGCCGTGCCGGACGATGTCTGGGACGAAGCCGCCCGGCACTATGACGAAAAGGCGCTCGCCGCACTGGTTGTCCAGATCGCCCTGATCAACGCCTTCAACCGGCTGAACGCGACGACACGCCAGATGGTCGGCGCCTGGGGCTGAGCGCTGGTCCTGCGCTTGGGGCCGGATGGTTATCCGCTAAGGCGCGGGAAGGCGGGCGGCGCGGTGCCTCTCGCCTTCGGCGCGCGAGCGTGGCCCTTGGCGGCTACTGCCGCAATTCCGTGTTCTTGGCGCCTTCCTCGACCTGGTCTATGACCAGCAGCTTGACCGGGCCGTCGCCGATATTGGTGGCCTGATGCCATTGCCCGATCATTTCGATGATGAAATCGCCCGTCTTGTAGGTGTTGCTGTTGCCGGTGTCGACATTGGTGACCTTCAGCGTTCCAGCCTCGACATAGGCGTAGCGCGGGAAGGGGTGGCGGTGCACCGGCAAGGTTGCGCCGACCGCGATGTCGTAGGTCGACACCAACACCTGCACGTTCTTCTGCGGCAGCGTGATCGGCTGGCCGGAAGCGGTGGTCGTGCGTGATGCCAGCGGCGTCACGACGACAGGGGTGCTGCTGCTGTCGAGGGCCAGAGCGCAATTTGCATAAAGTGCAGCCGCGGTCAGCAGTGCCGAAACCAGGATTTTGCGCATGATTCCTCCCTGAACCGACGCATCTATCGCGCGGCCGATATCCAAGCGCAAGCACTGCGAAGCGTAGGTAGGTACTACCAGATCGGACTTTTTGAAATATTTGGCTCCCCGGGTCGAATGAAACCGCGAACTACGAGCTGCCGATCCCCCTCGAAACTACGCCAGAACCTTCCGTCGAGATTCGCAAACGCGACCGCGAGCGCGCTGAGCGCGTCCGATTGGCCGGCGGGCCTAAGCCATCCCTCCGAGAGCGCGCTGTCGCATTTGCCCGCGAAAAGGGTGAAGTGCGGACGCGCGACTTGACTGAGATCGGAATTCCCCGCTGCTATCTGGCCCGCATGTGTGGTGAGGGGCTGCTCATCAAGGTTTGCTACGGAACCTATCGCGCCACAGATCGCGAGCCGGCATGACTCGGGATCGCCGCATGCACCGGCGGCTTCAGCCCCGTTTGTAGCCGGCGGTAACCTCGTCCTTGTGGGCGGCGAAGGCTGCCAGGACCTCTGCCTTCTCGGGCTTCGGAACCTTGAAGTGGTCCAGCGTCCGCCCGAGTTCCGCTGCGACCTCGTCGAACTCTGCGGGGGAGATCCGCAAGTCCCGATGGGCCTCTTCAAGACCGAGCGGCGTCGTGCCGGGCTTGGTGGCGACGAACTTGAAGGGGCCCCCGGAAACGTCGCAGACCCACAGCGTGCGCATGAATTTGAGCCCGGGCAGCCTGCCAAGATTCTCGGTGTGCCATTTCCGCAGCTGGGGGTTCTTGGACTTCTGGCCGACTATGGGGTTTTTCACGACTGCATCGCTAAAGTGGTCCACCACCGCTGCGATGGCGAACACGCCTCCCAGCCGCTCGTAAAGA includes:
- a CDS encoding cupin domain-containing protein, with product MRKILVSALLTAAALYANCALALDSSSTPVVVTPLASRTTTASGQPITLPQKNVQVLVSTYDIAVGATLPVHRHPFPRYAYVEAGTLKVTNVDTGNSNTYKTGDFIIEMIGQWHQATNIGDGPVKLLVIDQVEEGAKNTELRQ
- a CDS encoding acyltransferase family protein — translated: MSEISATHMVPSRSAVDRSARTRLAYLDGWRGLSIALVLIGHFFPVPGINLGVLGVEFFFVLSGRLMGEILFIERYPLKKFFKRRFSRIYPALLVFVIIAMVAFSGTFIAFKWKAALTALTFTYNYAGILVTRAGALDHIWSLCVEEHAYIILALISALVSSRNPVIPLLVALALLAMANGAVSYWVFKLDYEATYWRTDVHIASILLSASICLLKAEGRLPAVLKGPYVALAAAVGAVLLFMDPVPTPIHYLVAVPLLALAVNALDFSTAIFSNLLSSWPMAMLGLWSYSLYLWQQPFYKFVYEQGSNPWLMLVGVFACALCSYYLIERPAREWLNRNW
- a CDS encoding xanthine dehydrogenase family protein molybdopterin-binding subunit → MGIEGVGARVARKEDKRFITGAGRYVDDMVVPGMKHAAFVRSPHAHAQIKKIDVKKAQGMPGVIGVLTGKELKADGIGNLICGWMIHSKDGSPMKMGAWSPLAFDKVRYVGDAVVIVVAETKGQARDAAEAVEITYKELKAVVDASKAMDKGAPQIHPEAENNLIFDWDIGNADDTAAAFKKAAHVIKMDIINNRLVPNAMEPRAALGHYDKAEDHYTCWTTSQNPHVARLVMSAFYNVAPENKLRVIAPDVGGGFGSKIYIYPEEIVCLWASKKTGVPVKWVADRTESFLTDAHGRDHHTHAEMAFDADHRILGLKVETKANLGAYMSLFSSATPTYLYATLLSGQYNIPAIHANVKAIYTNTAPVDAYRGAGRPEATFVMERMMETAARQFGVSPADLRRKNFITSFPHQTPVIMCYDAGDYGASLDAAMKASDYAGFAKRKAAAAKQGLLRGIGMSCYIEACGIAPSAAVGSLGAGVGLWESAEVRVNAVGTIEVLTGSHSHGQGHETTFAQLVNQRFGVPIDSVSIVHGDTDKVQMGMGTYGSRSGAVGMSAIVKALDKVEAKAKKIAAHLLEADEGDIVIENGALKVAGTDKNVPWFQVALAAYTAHNLPAGMEPGLKETAFYDPSNFTFPAGCYICEVEVDPETGTTEIVQFVAADDFGNIINPMIVEGQVHGGIAQGVGQALLEGAHYDAGGQLLTASYMDYTMPRAGDLPSFKVSTSNTPCPGNPLGIKGCGEAGAIGSPPAVINAITDAIGSNDLAMPASPSTVWAAIRAATKH
- a CDS encoding copper homeostasis protein CutC, encoding MTSENRPPLIEICVEGIDGLLAAQAAGADRVELCASLVEGGITPSLGTVRAALDQATVPFHVMVRPRGGDFLYSETEYRSMLADVAALSDLGVPGVVFGCLNADGTIDEKRMGELTEAAGSLNVTCHRAFDMTRDPAEALEALIRCKVGRVLTSGQRDTALEGLPLLADLVRQAGDRIIILGCGGLDLANIAEVRRKTGLAEMHFAALKDVPSAMRYRNPKVGMGGSDLDREYRNTLTDTPLVAATIAAAKA
- a CDS encoding FAD binding domain-containing protein produces the protein MYSVNYHRAASVADAAKLVKSGDAKLLSGGMTLIPAMKTRLAAPSDLVDLSRIKDLQGIKVSGKTVTIGAATTHFDVANDEKLQKACPALAHLASLIGDPAVRHKGTIGGSIANNDPAADYPAALLALGATIVTNKREISADKFFKGLFETSLKDGEIVTAVSFTAPAKAAYEKFRNPASRYAIVGVFVAKGKDGVSVAVTGAGDDGVFRSKEIEAALAKNFDAASLAGVKVPAKNLMSDIHASADYRANLITVMAKRAVAAANA
- a CDS encoding GNAT family N-acetyltransferase, yielding MTSPIDRITQGDEADILALNNEHAAELSWLEAERLSFLLGEAFYARRIGDLEAFIMTFDQDANYDSPNFLWFCERYERFIYVDRVVVAAHARGRGHARRLYQDLFGHAERAGHTLVTCEVNADPPNPASDAFHAALGFAEVGDAVIHGGKKAVRYYVKQIVA
- a CDS encoding carboxymuconolactone decarboxylase family protein is translated as MQARIKNPVMLIPDALQALLALDKSTEAADVPYVTRKLIHLRASQVNACSLCVDMHARELKKAGEKDERIFALAAWRETPYFTEAERAALALAEAGTRLADRADAVPDDVWDEAARHYDEKALAALVVQIALINAFNRLNATTRQMVGAWG
- a CDS encoding group I truncated hemoglobin, producing the protein MKTAVSTSFTRRSVVAGLAVAAASTTVLAADNAQAQAKQTAPEKSLYERLGGVFAIAAVVDHFSDAVVKNPIVGQKSKNPQLRKWHTENLGRLPGLKFMRTLWVCDVSGGPFKFVATKPGTTPLGLEEAHRDLRISPAEFDEVAAELGRTLDHFKVPKPEKAEVLAAFAAHKDEVTAGYKRG
- a CDS encoding (2Fe-2S)-binding protein; translated protein: MSDVSLMVNGKRVSGAAEDRTLLVHFLRENLGLTGTHVGCDTSQCGACVVHVDGRAVKSCSMLAVQASGSTVVTIEGLANGADLHPVQAAFKEHHGLQCGFCTPGMIMTATDMIARHPEGLDEATVRAELEGNICRCTGYHNIVKAILAASKTMSKGAAKAKAKQAA
- a CDS encoding type IV toxin-antitoxin system AbiEi family antitoxin domain-containing protein, producing the protein MRTRDLTEIGIPRCYLARMCGEGLLIKVCYGTYRATDREPA
- a CDS encoding SRPBCC family protein, which encodes MPSNVFRFDESWHIPEGTPQQVWDVLSDAELLPLWWGEVYKEVVPLDGKGKASVGSRARARARGALPYELNFIIEAAELEPGRLVVVKTFGDFDGLWRAELSPSGTGTHVQLTWQVTVERPILKFLAPLLRPAFAWNHRWTTPRGEAGLRRYLRLGTTVSRRDKA